The Crocosphaera subtropica ATCC 51142 genome includes a window with the following:
- a CDS encoding peptidoglycan DD-metalloendopeptidase family protein has product MNKHHTLKSKSSLRKTLLKQSVSLVSGVGILTSAVGFNGAIASTETFVIPDSATPTVKPEPASPPPTKVPKASPYVPPTTSSHTKPVLQSTSNKPNQPKVSPKPSVSQARETSKPKVKLSAPKILDPQTSKNEPPKTLKQALTQPQTIQLSPSVTAGGKNSYIDTKNYGNPTPTITKPNKVVLTERSTGCQTIAQNGQLSGGNCGAVATQPAKPTVKAPRQLASRRVTLASRQTKATTQVAQAVSSPPKVQPLRLKRRPISSEQVVNLEPIKRQGLSIALEPLPRYNRAASMYGSNTPQARKTDLIFPLPVIATMTSAFGWRIHPISGTQRMHNGTDFGAPLGTPVLAAYPGEVSHADWSGGYGLMVVLRHLEGTQESRYAHLADIFVQPGEWVEQGTVIGRVGSTGYSTGPHLHFEWRHLTEQGWVAVDAGLHLEYAMDNLMRAMEYAQASQTPEG; this is encoded by the coding sequence ATGAATAAACACCATACTTTAAAATCAAAATCCTCTTTAAGAAAAACCCTGCTCAAACAAAGCGTTAGCTTAGTGAGTGGAGTGGGTATTTTAACCAGTGCAGTCGGTTTCAATGGAGCGATCGCCTCAACGGAAACCTTTGTCATTCCTGACAGTGCTACCCCTACGGTCAAACCGGAACCAGCTTCCCCCCCTCCGACCAAGGTGCCGAAAGCATCTCCCTATGTTCCTCCCACCACTTCTAGTCATACAAAACCAGTCCTACAAAGCACCTCGAATAAACCTAATCAACCCAAAGTTTCACCGAAACCCTCAGTTTCTCAGGCTCGTGAAACGTCTAAACCGAAAGTTAAATTATCCGCTCCTAAAATTTTAGATCCGCAAACCTCTAAAAACGAACCCCCTAAAACCTTAAAACAAGCCCTAACTCAACCCCAAACCATTCAATTATCCCCTTCGGTTACCGCAGGGGGTAAAAATAGTTACATCGATACCAAAAACTATGGTAATCCGACTCCAACCATTACCAAGCCTAATAAAGTTGTTTTAACGGAACGTTCCACCGGCTGTCAAACCATTGCTCAAAATGGTCAATTATCAGGGGGAAATTGTGGTGCAGTGGCCACTCAACCTGCTAAACCCACAGTTAAAGCACCCCGACAGTTAGCCTCCCGTCGTGTTACCTTAGCCTCTCGCCAAACTAAAGCAACGACTCAGGTTGCTCAAGCGGTCAGTTCTCCCCCAAAAGTTCAGCCTCTGCGCTTAAAACGTCGTCCCATTAGCTCTGAACAAGTAGTTAATTTAGAACCAATTAAACGTCAGGGTTTATCCATTGCCTTAGAACCGTTGCCCCGTTATAACCGTGCTGCTTCTATGTATGGATCTAATACACCTCAAGCACGCAAAACCGATTTAATCTTTCCCTTACCTGTTATCGCCACCATGACCTCGGCATTTGGTTGGCGTATTCATCCTATTTCTGGAACCCAAAGAATGCACAATGGGACTGATTTTGGCGCACCGTTAGGAACGCCGGTATTAGCGGCCTATCCTGGGGAAGTTTCCCATGCTGACTGGTCTGGAGGTTATGGGTTAATGGTAGTTTTGCGTCACCTTGAAGGAACCCAAGAATCTCGTTATGCTCACCTGGCTGATATCTTTGTGCAACCTGGGGAATGGGTTGAACAGGGTACGGTCATCGGACGAGTGGGTAGTACCGGTTATTCTACTGGGCCACACCTGCATTTTGAGTGGCGACACCTGACCGAACAAGGATGGGTTGCCGTGGATGCTGGCCTTCATTTAGAGTACGCTATGGATAATTTAATGCGTGCGATGGAATACGCTCAAGCTAGTCAAACCCCTGAAGGTTAA
- a CDS encoding DUF1997 domain-containing protein has protein sequence MQCQWLNNHPNKVSEGSISHLQDKQVTDPLEAKPVHFRTQFTGYMEMYSDVDTVADYLNAHQGWFCRCAAPMKTEPIGHNGYILTVGQFGSFGYEVEPKLAVVLEPSVNGVYHMHSIPIPDEPYLGYEVDYQASMTIKEIPSEIASVGLKKAFKKHNQVQLPEIITKVEWHLAMDVAVQFPKFIHKLPLSMIQKTGDRLLTQIVRQISPRLTYKVQEDFHSGHSLPIPSKTSRHLEKIEESSLEQAA, from the coding sequence ATGCAATGTCAATGGCTCAATAATCATCCGAATAAGGTCTCTGAGGGTTCCATAAGTCATCTTCAAGATAAACAGGTTACTGACCCCCTAGAAGCTAAGCCTGTCCATTTTAGGACTCAATTCACAGGGTATATGGAGATGTATAGTGATGTTGATACCGTTGCCGACTATCTCAATGCTCATCAAGGATGGTTTTGTCGTTGTGCTGCACCGATGAAAACGGAACCCATTGGCCATAACGGTTACATTCTAACAGTGGGGCAGTTTGGGTCCTTTGGTTATGAAGTAGAACCTAAATTAGCGGTTGTCCTAGAACCTTCAGTGAATGGCGTATATCATATGCACAGTATCCCCATTCCCGACGAACCCTATTTAGGCTATGAGGTCGATTATCAAGCCTCGATGACTATAAAAGAGATTCCTAGCGAGATTGCTAGTGTAGGGCTAAAAAAAGCCTTTAAAAAACATAATCAAGTCCAGTTGCCTGAGATAATTACCAAAGTAGAATGGCATTTAGCGATGGATGTAGCGGTACAGTTTCCTAAATTTATTCATAAGTTGCCCTTATCCATGATCCAAAAAACAGGCGATCGCTTATTGACTCAAATTGTTCGTCAAATTTCTCCTCGTTTAACCTACAAAGTCCAAGAAGATTTTCATAGCGGACACAGCCTACCCATTCCCTCCAAAACGAGCCGTCATCTTGAGAAAATTGAAGAATCTAGTTTAGAACAGGCTGCTTAG
- a CDS encoding SDR family oxidoreductase, with protein sequence MKALVAGGTGETGRRIVQELVNRQIPVKVLVRDQDKGKNILPPEVELAVGDVLDVDSLTKAMTGCTVLLCATGARPSLDPSGPYQVDYQGTKNLVDVAKAQGIEQFVLVSSLCVSKFFHPLNLFWLVLYWKKQAETYLENSGLNYTIVRPGGLKNEDNSNPILVSSADTLFEGSIPRKKVAQVCVDSLFKDEYQQRILEIITQPSEA encoded by the coding sequence ATGAAAGCATTGGTAGCAGGTGGAACCGGCGAGACAGGTCGTAGAATTGTCCAAGAATTGGTCAATCGTCAAATTCCCGTCAAAGTATTAGTGCGGGATCAAGACAAAGGAAAAAACATTTTACCCCCCGAAGTTGAGTTAGCGGTGGGTGATGTCCTGGACGTGGACAGTTTAACCAAAGCCATGACAGGATGCACCGTATTACTGTGTGCAACGGGTGCTAGACCTAGTCTTGATCCTAGCGGACCTTATCAGGTGGACTATCAAGGGACAAAAAATTTAGTCGATGTTGCTAAAGCGCAAGGAATAGAACAATTTGTCTTAGTTTCTTCCCTCTGTGTCTCGAAATTTTTTCATCCCCTTAACCTTTTTTGGTTAGTTTTATACTGGAAAAAACAAGCAGAAACCTATTTAGAAAATAGTGGCTTGAATTACACCATTGTCCGTCCTGGTGGCCTCAAAAACGAGGATAACTCAAATCCAATTTTGGTGTCATCCGCAGATACCCTGTTTGAAGGGAGTATTCCCAGAAAAAAAGTAGCCCAAGTTTGCGTAGATTCTCTGTTTAAAGATGAATATCAGCAGCGAATTCTAGAAATCATTACTCAACCTAGTGAAGCTTAA
- a CDS encoding aldo/keto reductase, with protein MQYRRFGRTELAMPVFSCGGMRYQYKWKDVPAWEIPGDNQRNLEATINRSLEVGINHIETARGYGTSEMQLGKILPKFPREKLIIQTKVSPKEDPKEFRRQFNQSLKFLQLDYVDLLGLHGINTEEILDYCIRPGGCLEEARKLQKQGKIRFIGFSTHGATDIIKKTIKTDSFDYVNLHWYYINQVNWSAIEAAKKHDMGVFIISPSDKGGKLYDPPKKLVELCQPLSPMVFNDLFCLSHPEVHTLSLGAARPRDFDEHLKTLSLLDDPQPILKPILARLEEEAIKILGEDWVKSWDKGLPNYQETPGNINIETILWLRNLALAYNMIEYGKMRYNLLGSGGHWFPGKNAENVQKLDLSNCLSHSPHRDKIPDCLAEAHRLLGGQSIQRLSQS; from the coding sequence ATGCAATATCGAAGATTTGGCCGCACAGAATTAGCAATGCCTGTATTTTCTTGTGGGGGAATGCGTTATCAATATAAGTGGAAAGATGTTCCGGCTTGGGAAATTCCTGGAGATAATCAGCGAAACTTAGAGGCAACCATCAACCGTTCTTTAGAGGTAGGAATCAATCATATTGAAACCGCCAGAGGGTATGGAACATCGGAAATGCAGCTAGGAAAAATATTACCTAAGTTTCCCAGGGAAAAATTAATTATTCAAACTAAAGTTTCTCCCAAAGAAGACCCTAAAGAGTTTCGGCGACAATTTAACCAATCTTTAAAATTCTTGCAACTAGATTATGTAGATTTATTGGGATTACATGGTATTAATACCGAGGAAATTTTAGACTATTGTATTCGTCCTGGAGGCTGTTTAGAAGAAGCCAGAAAATTACAAAAACAAGGTAAAATTCGTTTTATTGGCTTTTCCACTCATGGGGCAACTGATATTATCAAAAAAACCATAAAAACCGATAGTTTTGATTACGTTAATCTCCATTGGTACTATATTAATCAGGTTAATTGGTCGGCTATTGAAGCTGCTAAAAAACATGATATGGGGGTATTTATTATTAGTCCTTCTGATAAGGGGGGAAAACTGTATGATCCCCCTAAAAAATTAGTTGAATTATGTCAACCCTTAAGTCCTATGGTCTTTAATGATCTTTTTTGTTTATCGCACCCAGAAGTTCATACCCTGAGTTTAGGGGCTGCTCGTCCGAGGGATTTTGATGAGCATTTAAAGACCCTTTCGTTGTTAGATGATCCTCAGCCCATATTAAAGCCTATTTTGGCTAGATTAGAAGAAGAAGCCATAAAAATATTAGGAGAAGACTGGGTCAAGAGTTGGGATAAAGGACTACCCAATTATCAAGAAACCCCAGGCAATATTAATATTGAAACTATCTTATGGCTAAGAAACTTAGCCTTGGCTTACAATATGATTGAATATGGAAAAATGCGCTACAATTTATTAGGAAGTGGAGGGCATTGGTTTCCTGGAAAAAATGCAGAAAATGTCCAGAAATTAGATTTATCTAACTGTTTAAGCCATAGTCCTCATCGAGATAAAATTCCTGATTGTTTAGCTGAGGCTCATCGCTTATTGGGAGGACAGTCTATACAACGATTATCTCAAAGCTAA
- a CDS encoding DUF3038 domain-containing protein: MSPSLSTMADSNSSVESKPIILDVLPDFAISGQRCAGRIQQHIDLLLLALEALELGASEQMLATVKHFNLEKIIKNRIALWRLRSTNPWRRAYTRDTLTIEQAKALVIIANYRVKPLTVQIRQLLLAEQQMQQKGLPVTCHFLLAEYLDQFRAHFRSRMNPRRAKVSVYLGSEEELNQLALFLLKQLLFCTGTAGMQRFWISLFDGEVA, encoded by the coding sequence ATGAGTCCTTCTTTAAGCACAATGGCCGATTCTAATTCTTCTGTTGAGTCAAAACCCATTATTTTAGATGTTTTGCCAGATTTTGCCATTTCTGGACAAAGATGTGCTGGTCGTATTCAACAACACATCGACCTTTTACTACTTGCTCTCGAAGCATTAGAATTAGGAGCGTCAGAACAGATGTTAGCGACTGTTAAACACTTCAATCTTGAAAAAATTATTAAAAATCGCATCGCACTGTGGCGACTGCGTTCAACCAATCCTTGGCGAAGAGCTTATACCCGTGATACTCTGACCATAGAACAAGCAAAGGCCTTGGTAATCATTGCTAATTATCGAGTCAAGCCTTTGACGGTACAAATTCGCCAATTATTGCTGGCAGAACAACAAATGCAGCAAAAGGGTTTACCAGTTACTTGTCATTTTCTGTTGGCTGAATATTTAGATCAATTCCGCGCTCATTTTCGGAGTCGGATGAATCCCCGTCGTGCTAAAGTGTCTGTTTATTTAGGGTCAGAAGAGGAATTAAACCAACTCGCCTTATTTTTACTCAAACAGCTATTATTTTGTACAGGCACTGCAGGAATGCAACGATTTTGGATTAGTTTATTTGATGGGGAGGTTGCGTGA
- a CDS encoding DUF4335 domain-containing protein, with translation MNIQRQYSLPNCTLILEGLSNSISPPNSQATRPILSILVNTECRFMGISEKLQGGSSLLENLVKTVSEYAQGYLSGIPHPVHSQAEEDKINLEKVPGQDIHRLTWYPSTQTDQPVEITLTTVQLFDLVESIDQFFADSQTLPDLTLQLQPLSRRYRPPDEPLAQRAIPATLGIASLVVAAFALFFIPSPDIKEPEPDLSAPPTETTPSGQPSSETPPQ, from the coding sequence GTGAACATTCAACGTCAATATAGTTTACCTAATTGCACCCTTATTTTAGAAGGGTTAAGCAATAGTATTTCTCCCCCTAATAGTCAGGCCACTCGTCCCATACTTTCAATTTTAGTAAATACTGAATGTCGATTTATGGGAATTTCAGAGAAACTCCAAGGGGGTTCTAGTTTACTGGAAAATTTGGTGAAAACGGTGAGTGAATATGCTCAAGGATATCTTAGTGGAATTCCCCATCCTGTTCATAGCCAGGCAGAAGAAGATAAGATCAATCTTGAGAAAGTTCCGGGACAAGATATTCATCGTTTGACTTGGTATCCTTCGACGCAAACAGACCAACCTGTAGAAATCACCTTAACGACGGTACAATTATTTGATTTAGTTGAAAGTATCGATCAATTTTTTGCTGATAGTCAAACTTTACCGGACTTAACCCTACAATTACAACCCCTATCTCGTCGCTATCGTCCTCCTGATGAACCTTTGGCACAGCGAGCGATTCCTGCTACTTTAGGGATTGCTAGTTTAGTGGTAGCAGCGTTTGCTCTATTCTTTATTCCTTCTCCTGACATTAAAGAACCGGAACCAGATTTATCCGCACCTCCTACAGAAACCACACCATCAGGACAACCCTCTTCAGAAACACCTCCTCAATAA
- a CDS encoding ABC transporter ATP-binding protein: protein MIVSELAIATFNLTKQFERHVAVNKLELEVQPGEVYGLIGPNGAGKTTLMRMLAAVEEPTTGEIHIYGDRLLTDNSHPRLKQKLGYLPDDFPLYEDLNVWDYLDYFARLYHVKLPHRRRRIQEVLELVQLTSKKDSNIKTLSRGMKQRLSLARTILHDPLLLLLDEPVSGLDPIARMQFREVIKILQSVGMTVLISSHVLSDLAELCTSVGIMELGSLVESTSLKDLYERLSHQQIIIKTLGDLTQLQQELKGFSQVEEWEIISHQNSLRVNFSGGDEESAELLKYLIHRGIPIAEFHCTQEDLESIFLKLDHKQAS, encoded by the coding sequence ATGATAGTCTCAGAATTAGCGATCGCCACCTTTAACCTGACTAAGCAATTTGAACGCCATGTTGCGGTCAATAAGCTAGAATTGGAGGTACAACCTGGAGAAGTGTACGGCTTAATTGGTCCTAATGGTGCAGGGAAAACCACCTTGATGCGAATGTTGGCCGCTGTTGAAGAACCCACCACAGGGGAAATTCATATTTATGGCGATCGCTTATTAACGGATAATAGTCACCCTCGTCTTAAACAAAAATTAGGCTATCTTCCCGATGATTTCCCTTTATATGAAGACCTCAATGTTTGGGATTATTTAGATTATTTTGCTAGACTGTATCACGTCAAATTACCCCATCGTCGTCGTCGCATTCAAGAAGTTTTAGAATTAGTCCAATTAACCAGTAAAAAAGATAGCAATATTAAAACCCTTTCACGGGGAATGAAACAACGATTGAGTTTAGCTAGAACTATCTTACACGATCCCCTTTTATTATTATTAGACGAACCGGTTTCTGGATTAGATCCCATTGCTAGAATGCAGTTTAGGGAAGTCATAAAAATCTTGCAAAGTGTGGGAATGACGGTTTTAATCTCTTCCCATGTATTAAGTGATTTAGCCGAATTATGTACTTCTGTTGGTATTATGGAACTGGGATCGTTAGTAGAAAGTACCTCATTAAAAGATCTATATGAACGGTTATCCCACCAACAAATCATTATCAAAACCTTGGGAGATTTAACCCAATTACAACAAGAATTAAAAGGCTTCTCTCAAGTAGAAGAATGGGAAATTATTTCTCATCAAAATAGTTTACGAGTGAACTTTTCAGGAGGAGACGAAGAAAGTGCCGAATTATTAAAATATTTAATTCATCGAGGTATTCCTATCGCTGAATTTCACTGTACTCAAGAAGATTTAGAATCTATTTTTCTAAAATTAGATCACAAACAAGCATCATAA
- a CDS encoding sirohydrochlorin chelatase → MTVKKLPYDKNKPNSLRYTLTLTSAYLLVSHGSRDPQPQIALERLSYLVEEQLQCYTEKKINPDKNSDCAVLSPLTMVQIASLELSEVSLSQKIQEFATKLEAVGINTLKVVPLFLLPGFHVKEDIPREIATAQEKIGHKINIECCPYLGSYKGLIKIIARQFSTHPQDARIIISHGSRRHGGNDSVEAIACQLNAKIAYWSIEPSLSDQVHSLVQQGKKHITIVPYFLFTGGIITVIREQVHQLQNSLPQTQLNLRQPLGATPELAKLMVSEWISSGFGVQRN, encoded by the coding sequence ATGACAGTAAAAAAATTGCCTTATGATAAAAACAAACCGAATTCTTTAAGATATACCTTGACTTTAACATCAGCTTATCTCCTAGTTTCCCACGGAAGTCGTGATCCACAGCCACAAATTGCTTTAGAACGCTTATCTTATTTGGTAGAAGAACAACTACAATGTTATACCGAAAAAAAAATAAATCCCGATAAAAACAGCGATTGTGCAGTATTATCTCCTCTAACAATGGTACAAATAGCATCCTTAGAATTATCTGAAGTCTCCTTATCCCAGAAAATTCAAGAATTTGCGACTAAATTAGAAGCAGTAGGCATTAATACTCTAAAAGTTGTTCCATTATTTCTCTTACCAGGGTTTCACGTTAAAGAAGATATCCCTAGAGAAATCGCTACAGCCCAAGAAAAAATAGGTCATAAAATCAATATAGAATGCTGTCCCTATTTGGGGAGTTATAAAGGGTTAATTAAGATTATCGCCCGTCAGTTCTCAACTCATCCCCAAGACGCTAGAATTATTATCTCTCATGGAAGTCGTCGTCACGGGGGAAATGATTCCGTTGAAGCGATCGCTTGTCAATTAAACGCTAAAATTGCTTATTGGAGTATAGAACCCAGTTTATCAGACCAAGTTCACAGTCTAGTACAACAGGGGAAAAAACACATTACTATTGTGCCTTATTTTCTGTTCACAGGAGGCATTATTACGGTTATTAGGGAACAGGTTCACCAATTACAAAATAGTTTACCCCAGACTCAACTTAACCTAAGACAACCATTAGGGGCAACCCCAGAACTGGCTAAGTTGATGGTTAGTGAATGGATAAGTTCGGGGTTCGGAGTTCAGAGAAATTGA
- the cobA gene encoding uroporphyrinogen-III C-methyltransferase gives MSQNTSETCLGKVYLVGAGPGDPGLMTLKGKTLLEHADVVVYDALVSPPILDMIGEKAIKIDAGKRRGRHSKLQAETTQILIEKARQYPVVVRLKGGDPFVFGRGGEEMEDLVNAGIPVEVVPGITSGIAAPAYAGIPVTHRGYSSSVTFVTGHEAVGKYRPDINWTAIAQGSETIVIYMGVHNLNNIVTELQKGGLTSDTPIALIRWGTRPEQEQLIGTLETMMQQVETANFEAPAIAIIGKVVELQEILNLQQRINP, from the coding sequence ATGTCACAAAATACCAGCGAAACTTGTTTAGGAAAAGTCTATTTAGTCGGCGCAGGACCAGGCGATCCAGGGTTAATGACCTTAAAAGGGAAAACATTGCTTGAACACGCTGATGTAGTGGTTTATGACGCGCTGGTAAGCCCTCCAATCCTCGATATGATCGGAGAGAAAGCCATAAAAATCGATGCAGGAAAACGTCGAGGCCGTCACTCTAAGTTACAAGCAGAAACCACTCAAATTTTAATCGAGAAAGCGCGACAATACCCTGTGGTGGTTCGTCTCAAAGGGGGTGATCCCTTCGTTTTTGGCCGAGGAGGAGAAGAGATGGAAGACTTAGTGAATGCAGGCATTCCCGTGGAAGTAGTTCCTGGAATTACTTCCGGCATTGCGGCCCCTGCTTATGCAGGTATTCCCGTGACGCATCGCGGTTATAGTTCTTCGGTGACGTTTGTAACAGGCCACGAAGCAGTGGGAAAATATCGGCCTGACATTAATTGGACTGCGATCGCACAAGGTTCGGAAACCATTGTTATTTATATGGGGGTTCATAACCTCAATAATATTGTTACCGAATTGCAAAAAGGTGGGTTAACGTCTGACACTCCCATCGCTTTAATTCGTTGGGGAACTCGACCCGAACAAGAACAGTTAATAGGGACCTTAGAAACGATGATGCAACAAGTCGAAACAGCGAATTTTGAAGCCCCTGCGATCGCTATTATTGGTAAAGTCGTTGAGTTACAAGAGATTTTGAATTTACAACAAAGGATCAACCCCTAA
- a CDS encoding Uma2 family endonuclease — MLLNYNPRHCLPSAEELPDSDDTPVDNQLQHLIPGLLEAILAIIWSDRMDWYFGVDMGIYYNPQQPTDVIVPDGFLSIGVPRIIDSDLRLSYVLWDEQVIPKMVLEVVSQTRRGEYTQKKEDYATMGILYYVIYNPLRKRKPRLEVYQLNNQQYELLEGEPVWLSEIGLGMGREIGVYQGVEREWLYWYDQEGKRYFTPEERALHAEKRALQAEEKAKKLEEKLRSLGVDPLL, encoded by the coding sequence ATGTTATTAAACTATAATCCGCGTCATTGTTTACCTTCTGCTGAAGAGTTACCAGACTCTGATGATACACCCGTGGATAATCAATTACAACACTTAATTCCTGGACTTTTAGAGGCTATCCTCGCCATTATTTGGTCAGATAGAATGGACTGGTACTTTGGGGTGGATATGGGTATCTATTATAACCCTCAACAACCCACTGATGTTATTGTCCCTGATGGTTTTTTAAGTATTGGGGTTCCCCGAATTATTGATTCAGATTTACGCTTATCTTATGTATTATGGGATGAACAAGTTATCCCTAAAATGGTCTTAGAAGTCGTTTCTCAAACCCGACGAGGAGAATATACCCAAAAAAAAGAAGATTATGCAACTATGGGGATTTTATATTATGTGATTTATAACCCTTTACGAAAGAGAAAACCCCGTTTAGAAGTGTATCAATTGAATAATCAACAATACGAATTATTAGAAGGGGAACCCGTTTGGTTATCAGAAATAGGGTTAGGTATGGGTAGAGAAATCGGCGTTTATCAAGGAGTTGAAAGAGAATGGTTATATTGGTACGATCAAGAAGGTAAACGATATTTCACCCCCGAAGAAAGGGCTTTGCACGCGGAAAAAAGAGCTTTACAAGCAGAAGAAAAGGCTAAAAAGTTAGAAGAAAAATTAAGAAGTTTAGGGGTTGATCCTTTGTTGTAA
- a CDS encoding PRC-barrel domain-containing protein, producing MTTDNIRLRNEFINTQVITREGGKKLGVVKEILVDIDQREVVALGLRDNMLSLSGMPQYMYITSIRQIGDVILVDNEDALEIVDVDLYSPIINSEVITEAGEPLGRVRDFQFDLATGQVLSIIIASLGYPQIPDQVLSTYEISMEEVVSSGPNRLIVFEGAEERLTQLTVGVLERLGIGRPPWEKEDEDYIYSPPTARPENQLGTGIPVRTPVQAKQPVMEERWDEDTWEQPITPPPPRRQAESIRYDEYEDEYEEDNWGESRREEPVAYEPPLREKEYEYDEVQGDVWDDDIEPEPYNPRPVNIPQKQKQAEYYEEEA from the coding sequence ATGACCACAGATAACATCCGACTACGTAACGAATTTATTAATACACAAGTAATCACCCGTGAAGGGGGTAAAAAATTAGGGGTTGTTAAAGAAATTTTAGTCGATATCGATCAACGGGAAGTTGTTGCCCTGGGACTGCGGGACAATATGCTTTCCTTGTCTGGTATGCCCCAATATATGTACATTACCAGTATTCGTCAGATAGGTGATGTCATTTTAGTAGACAACGAAGATGCCCTTGAAATCGTTGACGTTGATCTCTACTCTCCTATTATTAATTCTGAAGTGATCACAGAAGCAGGAGAACCCTTAGGCCGTGTCAGAGACTTTCAATTTGATCTAGCAACCGGTCAAGTCTTATCCATTATTATTGCTTCTTTGGGTTATCCCCAAATTCCTGATCAAGTTCTCAGTACCTATGAAATTTCTATGGAGGAAGTCGTTAGCAGTGGTCCTAACCGTCTCATTGTTTTTGAAGGGGCCGAAGAACGCCTAACCCAGTTAACGGTAGGTGTTTTAGAACGATTAGGGATTGGTCGTCCTCCTTGGGAAAAAGAAGACGAAGACTATATCTATTCTCCCCCAACCGCCAGACCTGAAAATCAATTAGGAACTGGTATCCCCGTCAGAACGCCTGTACAAGCCAAACAACCGGTTATGGAAGAACGTTGGGATGAAGATACCTGGGAACAACCCATTACCCCTCCTCCCCCCAGACGACAAGCCGAATCGATTCGTTACGATGAATATGAGGATGAGTACGAAGAAGATAACTGGGGAGAAAGCAGACGGGAAGAACCAGTAGCCTATGAACCTCCCCTTCGAGAAAAGGAATATGAATATGATGAGGTTCAAGGGGATGTTTGGGATGATGATATTGAACCCGAACCCTATAATCCCCGTCCTGTGAATATTCCTCAAAAACAAAAACAAGCGGAATATTACGAAGAAGAAGCTTAA
- a CDS encoding universal stress protein, giving the protein MTHRVKSREVLDPVAVKSETVTCEYGKILVAIEEGDNSKEVFDTALQLAKAQGSQLMILTVIQESFGGTMDLPIYSEMTGYGAIYNQEMIELEEKLIQESLEELQIWLKRLTQKAINQGVKAESDYTYGEPGKQICTLAKTWEADLIVVGRRGRRGISELLLGSVSNYVVHHAPCSILVVQH; this is encoded by the coding sequence ATGACGCACCGAGTTAAAAGTCGAGAAGTCCTTGATCCAGTAGCTGTAAAATCTGAGACAGTTACTTGTGAGTATGGAAAAATTTTAGTTGCGATAGAAGAAGGAGATAACAGCAAAGAGGTTTTTGATACTGCGTTACAATTAGCAAAAGCCCAGGGTAGCCAGTTGATGATTTTAACGGTTATTCAGGAAAGTTTTGGTGGAACAATGGATTTACCCATTTACTCAGAAATGACAGGATATGGGGCCATTTATAATCAAGAAATGATAGAGTTAGAAGAAAAATTAATCCAAGAAAGCTTAGAAGAACTGCAAATCTGGCTCAAACGATTAACCCAAAAAGCAATTAATCAAGGGGTGAAAGCAGAGTCAGACTATACTTATGGAGAACCAGGGAAACAAATCTGTACCTTAGCCAAAACATGGGAAGCTGACTTAATTGTAGTAGGTCGTCGGGGTCGTCGTGGCATATCAGAACTATTATTAGGTAGTGTGAGTAATTATGTCGTTCACCATGCACCTTGTTCTATTTTGGTCGTGCAACATTAA
- a CDS encoding MoaD/ThiS family protein: MIMAQSSITVTIKLFAIYQEVYGVPELTRKFTPETTVNDVLVGIIQEHPELEKWKKITRFSVNFQFVEADRKLKEGDELVFIPPVSGG, translated from the coding sequence ATGATTATGGCTCAATCTTCTATTACTGTTACCATTAAGCTATTTGCTATTTATCAAGAAGTTTATGGCGTACCAGAATTAACAAGAAAGTTTACTCCAGAAACAACTGTTAATGACGTTTTAGTGGGAATTATTCAAGAACATCCTGAATTAGAAAAATGGAAAAAGATAACTCGTTTTTCGGTTAATTTTCAATTTGTTGAAGCTGATAGAAAATTAAAGGAGGGGGATGAGTTGGTTTTCATTCCTCCTGTTAGTGGAGGTTAA